A stretch of the Ochrobactrum sp. BTU1 genome encodes the following:
- the kdsA gene encoding 3-deoxy-8-phosphooctulonate synthase produces the protein MTTANSAVKIGNVTFSNSAPLALIAGPCQMESREHAFDMAGRLVEITNKLDMGLVYKSSFDKANRTSLSAHRGIGLDKALEVFADLKKEFGFPVLTDIHTEEQCATVAEVVDVLQIPAFLCRQTDLLVAAAKTGRAVNVKKGQFLAPWDMKNVLAKITENGNPNVLATERGASFGYNTLVSDMRSLPIMAGFGSPVIFDATHSVQQPGGQGGSSGGQREFVETLASAAVAVGVAGVFIETHEDPDNAPSDGPNMVQIDKMPALLEKLMAFDRISKSI, from the coding sequence ATGACGACCGCTAATTCTGCCGTGAAAATCGGCAATGTTACGTTCTCCAACAGCGCGCCACTGGCTTTGATTGCCGGGCCTTGCCAGATGGAGAGCCGTGAACATGCGTTCGACATGGCCGGACGTCTGGTGGAGATCACCAACAAGCTCGACATGGGCCTCGTCTATAAGTCGAGCTTCGACAAGGCCAACCGTACCTCGCTTAGCGCACATCGCGGCATTGGTCTGGATAAGGCGCTCGAAGTTTTTGCCGATCTCAAGAAAGAGTTCGGCTTTCCTGTTCTCACTGACATCCATACTGAAGAGCAATGCGCAACTGTTGCTGAAGTTGTCGATGTTCTGCAGATTCCAGCGTTCCTTTGCCGCCAGACTGACCTTTTGGTCGCCGCTGCAAAGACAGGCCGTGCGGTTAATGTGAAGAAGGGCCAGTTTCTGGCGCCCTGGGACATGAAAAACGTGCTGGCCAAGATCACTGAGAATGGCAACCCGAATGTTCTGGCCACCGAACGCGGCGCGTCTTTCGGTTACAACACACTTGTTTCCGACATGCGTTCGCTGCCTATCATGGCAGGTTTCGGCTCGCCGGTGATTTTCGATGCTACCCATTCCGTGCAGCAGCCTGGCGGGCAGGGTGGTTCGTCCGGTGGCCAGCGCGAATTCGTTGAAACGCTTGCAAGCGCTGCGGTTGCTGTGGGTGTAGCTGGTGTATTCATCGAAACGCATGAAGACCCGGATAATGCACCATCTGACGGTCCAAACATGGTTCAGATTGATAAAATGCCTGCACTTCTCGAAAAACTCATGGCTTTCGACAGGATTTCTAAATCGATTTAA